The sequence below is a genomic window from Candidatus Epulonipiscium sp..
ACCTTCTATAATTACAATTTATGAATATATAATAATTTATAATTAGATTTTATCAGTAAATGGTGTTAAAATCAATAAAAACAAAAGAAAGGCTGATTACATGACATTTATTAAAAATTACTCCGGCGGCATTTTACTTACATTTTTGCTTTCTTTGCTTTCTGCTTTTATAAGTAGTTTACTCCCTTATAATCTTATAAGTGCAGGAGTTTTTGCATTGCTAATTGGTATGGTTCTTAATCCCACCATCTCAAAATACAAGATTTTCGAACAGGGACTGGGATTCACAGCTAAAAAAATACTCAAATTTGCAATCATTCTAATGGGGGTATCCCTTAGTTTTTTCCAAGTTCTAGAAGTGGGTAAATTCTCTTTGTTCGTTATGACCTTTACCCTTTTGGCTGCTTTTGGCGGAGGGTATTTATTAGGGAAGTTATTTAAGATGGATTGGAAATTATCGGGGCTTATATCTGCCGGTACAGGAATATGTGGCGGTTCTGCGATCGCCGCTATTGCTCCGGTTATCGATGCCGAGGATAGTGATGTAGCATATGCCATATCTGCAACTTTTATATTTGATGTGGCAATGATTGTTCTTTTTCCTATTATGGGACGTTATTTCAATATGACTGATTTGGGGTATGGACTCTGGGCAGGCACTGCAGTCAACGATACTTCTTCTGTCGTAGCGGCAGGATACGCTTTTTCAGATGCTGCCGGTGAATTTGCCACCATTGTTAAACTCACTAGAACCTTATCCATCATTCCCACGGTTTTAATCTTTTCGTATATAAACGAAAAAACTTCCATTCTAAATGGAAGTGCTATCAGTCCTACCCATAAAAAAGTGGACCTAAAGAAAATTTTCCCTTGGTTCATCCTTATGTTTCTTATGGTTGTCGGAATTAAAAGTATGGGGATTATACCTCAAGGCATTAGCCAATCTCTTTCCTCCATAAGCAAGCTGTTTATGGTTATGTCCCTAGGGGCTATAGGACTTAGGACAAATTTTAAAAAGCTTGCAAAGTCGGGATTTATGCCTATGCTCCATGGATTTCTAATTTCCTTATTGGTAGTGCTAGTTTCATTCTTAGTTCAATTATTCATTGGACAGATGTAAATAAGAATTTAAATATTTTTATGTGCCTTCCTAAATTAATTATTGTATAAACACCTTTTCTGCGCCTAAATCCACGCCCCTGTATGAGGGTCGACGGAGGAGGTGAATCAGATACCAACAATGGTGGGATTTCAATCCACGCCCCTGTATGAGGGGCGACTCTGTTATTGTATTTTTTGCATTTTCAATTATATTTCAATCCACGCCCCTGTATGAGGGGCGACTAAGATTAAGGGGGTTTTATTATTATGACTAAATTTCAATCCACGCCCCTGTATGAGGGGCGACGTCAATTTTATTTTGGTATGATTTTGTTAAGCAATTTCAATCCACGCCCCTGTATGAGGGGCGACTTTAAATACATGACAAAATCAACTGATGAAGATATTTCAATCCACGCCCCTGTATGAGGGGCGACCTTGATACCTTTGCATATAGCAATGTAATATTATTTCAATCCACGCCCCTGTATGAGGGGCGACTCATCAAGCATGGAACCAAAAT
It includes:
- a CDS encoding putative sulfate exporter family transporter, yielding MTFIKNYSGGILLTFLLSLLSAFISSLLPYNLISAGVFALLIGMVLNPTISKYKIFEQGLGFTAKKILKFAIILMGVSLSFFQVLEVGKFSLFVMTFTLLAAFGGGYLLGKLFKMDWKLSGLISAGTGICGGSAIAAIAPVIDAEDSDVAYAISATFIFDVAMIVLFPIMGRYFNMTDLGYGLWAGTAVNDTSSVVAAGYAFSDAAGEFATIVKLTRTLSIIPTVLIFSYINEKTSILNGSAISPTHKKVDLKKIFPWFILMFLMVVGIKSMGIIPQGISQSLSSISKLFMVMSLGAIGLRTNFKKLAKSGFMPMLHGFLISLLVVLVSFLVQLFIGQM